The DNA window CAGCGTGACGGAGCAGCTCGGCCGCTTCGATGGGGCGGTCGGTCACGGCGATGCCGACGGATGCCGTCACCGTCACGACCGATCCGTCGATCGCCGCCGGCTCGGCGATGGCCTCGATGATGCGGCCCGCCACGTGCTCGGCCGCCTCGCGGTCCATGTGCTGGCACAGGATGACGAACTCGTCGCCGCCCAGCCGAGCCACCGTGTCCTGCGCGCGCACCACCGACACGATGCGCTCGCCGATCAGCGAGATCAGCGCGTCGCCGACGTCGTGCCCGAAGGTGTCGTTGACCGACTTGAAGCCGTCGAGGTCGATGAAGAGCAGAGTGAGGATCCACGACGGGGCGTCATCGCGCAGCGCCAGTTCGAGGCGGTCCAGCATCCCCCGTCGGTTCGAGAGTCCCGTCAGCGGGTCGTACATCGCGAGATGCGCGAGTTCCGATTCGACGCGGCGCAGGAGGGCGCCCTCGAGGTCGCGCGCGAGGTCGATCGCCTCTCCGGCGAGCTCGCCCCACGCCGGCGCCGTGTCCGCGACGCTGTCGGTCCACGCGGAGAACGACATGCGCGGGGAGAGGGGGGTGAGCCGGTTCGCGTTCGTCTGGTCGCCGAGCCAATCGATGTCCAGCAGCACTTCGTTGCGGAAGAACGCGATGTAGTCGCCGGCCCCGCCCAGCGGCACCATCAGCACGCCGGTGACGGACGGGGCCACCTCCGCGAAGTACGGCCGGTCGAGGTGGAGGGCGTCGGTGGAGATGAACGAGTACTCCTTCGACGCGTCGAGCCGAGCGCGCAGCCCCTCGAGCTCGGCGGTGGGCGGAGTGTCGCCGACCACGCGCGTGCGTCCGTTGACGCGCACGGCGACGCCGTCGCACGAGATGAGGTCGCGCACGCTCACCTCGCCGCGCACGAGGGTTCCGGCGATGTCGTCGGTGGCGGCGATCTGCGCGAGGAGCTGTGCCCGTGTGCGCCGAAGCTCGACCTGCCGGTTGAGCCGCCGCACCTGCTCGAGCGCCCGCACCTGCAGAGCCACCTGGTTCGCGAGCACCTCGATGCCGCGTCGCTGGATGAACGGCAGCTGGTGCCGCGTCCGGTGTGCGCACGTGATCATCCCGGTGAGCACACCGTCGGTGACCATCGAGAACGACACCGTGGACTCCTGGCCCATGTTGCGCATGAACTCGAGGTGGTGGGGTGAGACCGAGCGCAGCTCGGCGGGGCTGAGGTCGAGCGCCGACGGCGCGTACTCACCGCCGACGGTGATGATCGGCGACGATGCGCCCGTGGTGCCGACGATCGCGCGGGAGAGCTTCGTGATGTACAGCCGGCGCGCCTGTGCCGGGATGTCGGATGCCGGGAAGTGGAGTCCCTCGAACGGCTCCATGTCTTCGGCGCGCGCCTCGGCGACCACTTCTCCGTGGTCGTCGGGGTGGAAGCGGTAGACCATCACCCGGTCGAAGCCCGTCAGCGCGCGCAGCTCGCGCGCGGTCTCCTTGAAGAGCCGGTCGACGTCGTCGATGGCGGCGAGGCGGTGGCTGATCGCGTACAGCCCGGACGCCAGCTGCTGAAGCGGCAGCTGCCGTCGCGGCTCGAGTTCGATGAGGATCAATCCGCTCGAGGGCTGCACGATCGCGTCGAACAGCCCGGCGTCGGTCGCGAAGGTGATCGGGTTGGCCGCCCGCGGGTCTTCGAGCATCGCCTGGAGGCTCTGCTCGAGCTCCGCGTCGACGGCCGTGGACAGCGGCTGACCGAGAAGGGGGCCCGCGAGCCCCAGCAGGTCGGCGCAGTTCTCGCTGAGGGCGACGATGCGATGGGATGCCGGCTCCACCGCCAGGAGGGCACCGTGGGCCTGGATCGAGCCGGGCGTTCTGATCGGTTCGCGCGCGCAATCCTCGAGACGTCGGATCTCGGAGTCGCTGAGGGTCAGATGCACCCGCTGATCGGTCAATCGGCTCCTTCGTCCGTCCTGCGTCGATTCTTCCACACGGCCCGCGCCGGGTGAGGAGGCGGCATGACTAGAGTTGTCGCGCGGGTGCGCCGGCTCGCGAAGAAGGACGTTCACCATGACCTCACAGCTGACCACCGTCGATGACCGGGTGTCGCGGGGTGTGGAGCGCCTTCGACTCGCGGAGGCGCGGCTCGCCCGGCGCCGCCAGACCCATTGCGGACCGAGTGAGAACGCGCGGATGGCGATGCGGTACGTCTACGAGCGCTCGGACGCGGGCGAGGACGTGACGCCCACGGCGATCGCCGAGCACCTCGAGATCTCGACGGCGGCCGTGAGCGGCATCCTGGACCGTCTGCACGCCGGGGGGATGATCGCCTTCGCGTCCAACCCGCGCGACGGTCGCAGCAAGCTCGTCGTGCCTTTCGACCGTTCCACCGATGTCGACGACCTGGACCCGCTGACCGCGGCCGTGCGCACGTTCGCCGTCGACATGTCGCCGGAGATGGTGGAGGCCGTCGCGCGCTTCCTGGAGCACGTCATCGAGGCCGTCGACGACGAGTGCCGCTGAGCCGCTTCTAGGCGGCACGGGGGCCGGGCCGCGGGGGCTCGTCGAGGACGGTCAGGCCGTTGACGCTCCCGGCTTCTCTCATGAGCGCGTCGATCCACGCCCCGTTGAGGGAGGGGGTGCGGCCGCCGTAGAAGTGGAAGACGAGCGGCACCGCCGGCGCCACCCAGAGGGCGCGCGTGCCGAGACCGTCGGTGGGCGGGGTGTTGAAGAGGAACGATTCGCGGCGGCGCAGCTTGTTCATGAACACGACGCGCAGGTGCGCGAGGAGCCGGTCGTCGAAATCGAACGACTGGTTGCTGCTGCCGTAAATCAATCGCCCCACGGCGTCAACTTACCGCACCGGCCGGGTTAACCAGTCATGTCTAACCCGCTTAGCTAAAGCTGCGCCGGCTGCCGGGGCGTCCGAGCCCCGGCAGCCAGGGGTCGTCAGGCGGCCGGGCCGGCTCCGCGCAACTCGGCGAGCTCGCGGCCGGAGCGGCGCGCACCCTGCTCGGCCTCGTGCTTGAGCTCGGCGGCGACCTCGGTGAAGGAGTCGAGCGCGGGGTTCACTCCGACGAGGGTGAAGGGCCGCTGCACGACGCGGAGGTCGAGGCCCCAGACGTCTCCGAGCACCCGGCGGAGCCAGCCGGTCGAGTGGTCCCAGCCCTCCTTGGGGCTGCCGGGGCTGTAGTTGCCGCCGAGCACGGTGACCAGCGTCGCGGGCTTGCCGCGGAGGGCGGTGCCCTGCGGGTCGATGCGCGGGTCGGTGTAGGCCACGTCGAACCACGTCTTGAAATGCTGCGAGACGCCGTAGTTGTAGAGGGGGACGGCGAACAGGAGTGCCTCGGCATCGATCAGCTCGTCGGCGAAGGAGGTCGCCAGCGCCGTGGCGGCGCGCTGCTCCTCGGTGCGGTCGGCCTCGGGGGTGAATCCGCCGGTGACCGCGTTCTGCCAGGCCGTGGCCGGCACGGGGTCGGCGGCGAGGTCGCGACGGACGACGCCCGCGTCGGGGTGGGCGGCCGTCCACTGCTCTTCGACGAGGTCGGCGAGGGAACGGCTGGCGGACGTCGCGGGCAGGATGCTGGCATCCAGGCGGAACAGGGACATCGGGGCTCCAATCTTCGATAGTCGCTATGAAAAGTGAAGCGACTAGACAGACAGTAGCACCGTATGATCGAAGCATGGTCGACGGAGGCGGTGCCGAGCACGCGTGCGATGCCGCCGTCGTGCTCGCGTTCTCCCTGCTCGGCAAGCGCTGGAACGGCATGATCATCGACGCGCTGGGACCCGGGCCGCTCTCGTTCGTCGCCCTGCGACGTGCGGTGGCCGGCATCAGCGACGCCATGCTCTCCGACCGGGTCGCGGAGCTCGCCGAAGCGGGTGTGGTCTCGCGCACCGTCGACTCCGGTCCGCCGGTAGCCGTCGCCTACGCCCTCACGCAGAGCGGCCACGACCTCGTGCCGCTGCTCCAGCAGCTGGGCACGTGGGCCTCGGCCAACCTCACGAAGGCATGAGGCGACGGATGCCGCGTCCCGGGGCCGCGGCATCCGCTCCGTCAGCTCATGCGACCGAAGGTGGCGTCGATGTCGGCCATCTCCATCTCGGCGGTCGCCTGGATGAGGGCCATCAGCTCCTCGTCGGCACCGGGCGAGAACTCCTCGCGGCGCTCGGGGGCGATCTCCAGCGGGGCACCCTCGGGCGCCTGCTCGCTCGCATCGAGCTCGGTGCCGTCGCCCGACGGTGACAACCCCTGGAAGATGCGACCGGCCTCGGACTGGTTGTCGAGGTCGAACGAGTACTGCTTGCTCTGCAGGCCGAGGTCGACGAGGCGCTTCACCTCGGGGAACTGCTCGGCGTTGGTCTTCGGGATGGGAAGCGTGCCGCGCCAGTTGACGCCCAGCGTCTCGAGGGCCTTGGCGTAGGCGTTCTCGTGCGCCTGGTCGCGGACGATCAGATAGGCGATCGTCGAGCGCGCGGTCTTGTTGTC is part of the Microbacterium lemovicicum genome and encodes:
- a CDS encoding FMN-dependent NADH-azoreductase, producing MSLFRLDASILPATSASRSLADLVEEQWTAAHPDAGVVRRDLAADPVPATAWQNAVTGGFTPEADRTEEQRAATALATSFADELIDAEALLFAVPLYNYGVSQHFKTWFDVAYTDPRIDPQGTALRGKPATLVTVLGGNYSPGSPKEGWDHSTGWLRRVLGDVWGLDLRVVQRPFTLVGVNPALDSFTEVAAELKHEAEQGARRSGRELAELRGAGPAA
- a CDS encoding MarR family winged helix-turn-helix transcriptional regulator, which encodes MTSQLTTVDDRVSRGVERLRLAEARLARRRQTHCGPSENARMAMRYVYERSDAGEDVTPTAIAEHLEISTAAVSGILDRLHAGGMIAFASNPRDGRSKLVVPFDRSTDVDDLDPLTAAVRTFAVDMSPEMVEAVARFLEHVIEAVDDECR
- a CDS encoding bifunctional diguanylate cyclase/phosphodiesterase; the protein is MTDQRVHLTLSDSEIRRLEDCAREPIRTPGSIQAHGALLAVEPASHRIVALSENCADLLGLAGPLLGQPLSTAVDAELEQSLQAMLEDPRAANPITFATDAGLFDAIVQPSSGLILIELEPRRQLPLQQLASGLYAISHRLAAIDDVDRLFKETARELRALTGFDRVMVYRFHPDDHGEVVAEARAEDMEPFEGLHFPASDIPAQARRLYITKLSRAIVGTTGASSPIITVGGEYAPSALDLSPAELRSVSPHHLEFMRNMGQESTVSFSMVTDGVLTGMITCAHRTRHQLPFIQRRGIEVLANQVALQVRALEQVRRLNRQVELRRTRAQLLAQIAATDDIAGTLVRGEVSVRDLISCDGVAVRVNGRTRVVGDTPPTAELEGLRARLDASKEYSFISTDALHLDRPYFAEVAPSVTGVLMVPLGGAGDYIAFFRNEVLLDIDWLGDQTNANRLTPLSPRMSFSAWTDSVADTAPAWGELAGEAIDLARDLEGALLRRVESELAHLAMYDPLTGLSNRRGMLDRLELALRDDAPSWILTLLFIDLDGFKSVNDTFGHDVGDALISLIGERIVSVVRAQDTVARLGGDEFVILCQHMDREAAEHVAGRIIEAIAEPAAIDGSVVTVTASVGIAVTDRPIEAAELLRHADEAMYRAKVSGKNRVSA
- a CDS encoding ATP-dependent DNA ligase; amino-acid sequence: MGRLIYGSSNQSFDFDDRLLAHLRVVFMNKLRRRESFLFNTPPTDGLGTRALWVAPAVPLVFHFYGGRTPSLNGAWIDALMREAGSVNGLTVLDEPPRPGPRAA
- a CDS encoding winged helix-turn-helix transcriptional regulator, with product MVDGGGAEHACDAAVVLAFSLLGKRWNGMIIDALGPGPLSFVALRRAVAGISDAMLSDRVAELAEAGVVSRTVDSGPPVAVAYALTQSGHDLVPLLQQLGTWASANLTKA